Proteins co-encoded in one Papaver somniferum cultivar HN1 chromosome 5, ASM357369v1, whole genome shotgun sequence genomic window:
- the LOC113280748 gene encoding pentatricopeptide repeat-containing protein At3g22470, mitochondrial-like codes for MLRDLNVVPNVVVCTSLINGLCNSGRLNEAKRLLKDMDSRGISANVTTYSCMIYGHCLHDQQEEARRYFDEMMDRGIFPDTVTFNVLIDSHCKDGMTEDAWGLFELMDKINIKRNQITYNSMMDGLMVDRGLEPNQLNYNVLICGYCKNCKLDEAVQLFKRMKQNGLEPTIVSYNTLLMGLHRNGRVRTAQNLLNEMQTFDLSPDEVTYNTILDGLCKNGKMEEAIEIFESMEENLVTTPAYSILIRSSFQAGKLEDAKKLFNEIPKKGLVPDVVTYTTVIDGLFRNKMLPEANALIIKMEEKGCLQDARAYDTIIRGFLIAKETAKALRFLSKMLERKLPPGDSVVIWLLNTLSVDEFRNL; via the coding sequence ATGCTTAGAGATTTGAATGTTGTACCCAACGTAGTTGTTTGCACTTCTTTGATCAACGGACTTTGCAATTCAGGCCGGTTGAATGAGGCGAAGAGACTCCTTAAAGATATGGATAGTAGAGGAATCTCAGCGAATGTAACGACTTATAGTTGTATGATTTATGGTCATTGCCTACATGATCAACAGGAAGAAGCAAGAAGATATTTTGACGAAATGATGGATCGAGGGATTTTTCCAGATACAGTCACCTTCAATGTATTAATAGATTCACATTGTAAAGATGGGATGACGGAAGATGCTTGGGGGTTGTTTGAATTGATGGATAAGATAAATATAAAGCGAAATCAGATAACTTATAATTCAATGATGGATGGTCTGATGGTGGATAGGGGCCTTGAGCCAAATCAGCTCAACTACAATGTGTTAATCTGTGGGTATTGCAAGAACTGTAAGTTGGATGAAGCTGTGCAACTATTCAAGAGGATGAAACAAAATGGATTAGAACCCACAATAGTGAGTTACAATACTCTATTAATGGGACTACACAGGAATGGAAGAGTTCGGACTGCACAGAATCTGTTGAATGAGATGCAAACTTTTGATCTATCTCCAGATGAAGTTACATATAACACAATATTGGATGGACTGTGCAAGAATGGAAAAATGGAAGAGGCGATAGAAATTTTTGAATCCATGGAGGAAAATCTAGTTACCACTCCCGCATACAGTATTCTTATCCGCAGTTCATTCCAGGCTGGCAAGTTGGAAGATGCCAAAAAATTGTTTAATGAAATACCTAAAAAAGGATTAGTACCTGATGTAGTAACATATACCACAGTGATAGATGGCCTCTTTCGTAACAAGATGTTACCAGAGGCTAACGCATTAATCATCAAAATGGAAGAGAAGGGCTGTTTACAAGATGCCAGAGCATATGATACCATCATCCGTGGATTTCTTATAGCAAAAGAGACTGCCAAGGCATTGCGATTTCTTAgcaagatgcttgaaagaaaacttCCACCAGGTGATTCTGTTGTTATTTGGTTATTAAACACTCTCTCAGTAGATGAGTTTAGAAATctctag
- the LOC113284589 gene encoding cytochrome b561 and DOMON domain-containing protein At3g07570-like — MCFPILVQLISAQLFPSPYKKMKTKFFLFIFILLIQLISSFSCVNSQSDSCSNNLSNLKGISFNTTSLSCFDLWTSRGYVLRYSKTGSDIWSFLLSAPNTKNYIAIGFSEREKMIGSSSMVGWIGNNNIGIAKQYFLAEKRINAVRPDQGNLTLVKNSETVVTQNSRLYLAFQLKTAQQPSTNIIYSIGPDGLLPNSQFQLSQHLDQGNTLINYQTGQAEVISVPYTRLRRGHGSLNMIGWGLCLLIGAMVARYLREKDPLWFYLHACIQVVGFILGVFGILTGLVLEDVLSASVDRHKTIGIFVIIFGCLQVIAFLARPKVDSKFRFYWNIYHWTVGRTMIILAAANVFYGLKLADEHKGWTAGYAVALSILIVTAIGLEIRMRMRK, encoded by the exons ATGTGTTTCCCAATATTGGTTCAGCTAATTTCAGCACAGCTGTTCCCCTCACcatacaaaaaaatgaaaacgaaattttttttgttcattttcatTCTTCTCATTCAATTGATCTCATCATTTTCCTGTGTAAATTCTCAGTCAGATTCTTGTTCTAATAATTTGAGTAATCTCAAAGGTATTTCTTTTAATACAACATCTCTAAGTTGTTTCGATCTCTGGACTAGTCGTGGCTACGTCCTTAGA TATTCAAAGACCGGATCAGACATATGGAGCTTTCTTCTATCAGCCCCAAATACAAAGAATTACATCGCAATTGGATTTTCGGAAAGAGAAAAAATGATAGGGAGTAGTTCCATGGTTGGATGGATTGGCAACAACAATATTGGTATTGCTAAACAGTATTTCTTAGCAGAGAAACGAATAAATGCAGTACGACCAGATCAAGGAAACTTAACTCTAGTCAAGAATTCGGAGACGGTTGTAACACAGAATTCGCGATTATATCTTGCTTTTCAATTGAAAACTGCACAACAACCGTCAACAAACATTATTTATTCGATCGGACCAGATGGTTTGCTTCCGAATTCACAGTTCCAGCTATCGCAACATCTTGATCAAGGAAATACTCTGATCAATTACCAAACAG GTCAAGCCGAAGTTATAAGTGTACCGTACACAAGGCTAAGGAGAGGTCACGGGTCACTGAATATGATAGGTTGGGGTTTATGTTTGTTGATTGGAGCCATGGTTGCTAGGTACTTGAGAGAAAAGGATCCACTTTGGTTTTATTTACATGCTTGTATTCAAGTTGTTGGATTCATTCTTGGAGTTTTTGGTATCCTTACTGGACTTGTATTGGAAGATGTTCTTTCTGCTTCAGTGGACCGACACAAGACTATTGGTATCTTTGTTATCATTTTCGGATGCCTACAG GTGATTGCATTTTTGGCTAGACCTAAAGTGGACTCGAAATTCAGATTTTACTGGAATATATATCACTGGACTGTTGGAAGGACAATGATTATCCTTGCAGCCGCAAATGTGTTTTACGGACTCAAGTTAGCAGACGAACATAAAGGATGGACTGCTGGATATGCAGTTGCTCTATCAATCCTGATTGTTACTGCAATTGGGTTGGAAATAAGAATGAGGATGAGAAAGTAG